The window cgccagtaagactggcccacgtgaataaaagcaccaataacacttgttggcgaggctgcggggggggaaaagggaaccctactccactgctggtggggctgcaggctggtacagcctctatggaaatcagtatggagaacattcaaacaactcaaattcaacataccgtatgatccagcaatagcactcctaggaatatatccagaacacttgttttatgagaaaccaacatgcactcctatgctcatagcagcacaatcagtaattgcaaaaacatggaagcaaccaaaatgcccatcagcagaggattggataagaaagctatgggttcatctactccatggaatactactcagctattaaaaaaaaccaaaatgcagttctttgtggccaaatgggccaaactggaaaccataatgctaagggaaatgagccaatcccaaaaggttaaataccacatgtttgccttaatttaagatgatatgatgttatgtataacatgttatgttatgtatgttatatgttgtgtataaactaaaattgaaatgtcaatgaggtggtcacagaaggtggttaagaactcgcatttacttttaacatattggctactcattactatgtcaattaattccataatgatgtaaatttttgctgatggtatgttggagcttttaactgatcgggatgatactctgctggctctgtctttggaccagagagggtatacctaagaagccgttgaacttgactggacaataagatgctggactctatgtttggtatatgcttgcaatgggggaaatctcaactgaacttgaactgtggttatgcaacaaggtggaggaatccaccatggtgggagggtttgggaaggggtggggagaatccaagtacctatgaaaatgtgtcatataatacaatgtaattaatgaattaaaaataataaataaaaaaaatgcctgttatTTTTGGCAAAATgtgatggcccaatggctaaatcctcactttataaGCTGTTTCACGTCTcgctggccccacttcccatccagctccctccttgtggcctgggaaagaggtagaggacggcccaaagccttgggaccctgcacctgtgtgggagacctggtagaagctcctggttttggaccagctcaactccgactgctgcagccatttggggagtgaaccagcagacaaaagatgtttctctctaaatctgatctgtcttcccaataaaaatataagtcctttaaaaaaccttaaaaagtGCCTGTTTCTAAGGGAAAATAAATGAACCAACTAAAGGGACAAAATGAGACAGCAAGGATATCAGCCGCTCATTTTTTCACATTGCTATTCTAAAGCAAAGCCACATGACTTCACTCTAATTCTGCATCTGCGTTACTGCCAAATTTGCTCTAAGAAGTTAGGAAGGACATCTAGTCCCCCAAATTCAGGCACCAGATGTGTATATTTTTAGTCCGATTATTTGTGAATCTTCTAACTGTAAATACATTAATACTTTATTGAACTCATTTAACAAGCCTGACTTATATGTAACACTATTTTCCCTAGAAAACTCCCTGTGGGATAAGAAAAGTAATGTCAAGACAGAAATGAGCCAAATTTTCAAATCCCTTAATACTTATAGCCACTCTTACGCAAAGAAGTAAAGCTTTTTCTGATTTAACCATAGCTCAAGATCAGTGTGCACCTTAAAGAAAACCAAAAGTAGATAAAGCTTAGTTCCTTTTGCCATTGTTATTAAAATAGCAAGTGTTCAAATCAAATGCATACCTAATTTTCCTTCCTATCAACCTCAGGAAAGGCCTCACAGTAGAGGAAGTCAGAGTGGAAAGCAAATACCACGCACTGTgctagtctctctcttttttttgtgcTAGTCTTTATAGGTGACTAAAAGCCACCAAGATTTTGCTATCAGACTAATtcccacagatttttaaaatatttattaaattataaTGCTTaccttaaaatacaaaaaagggGGAAAGTGAATTGTTTATTGTGGGCCAGTCACAAGTCAAGCATGGTAGTAAATGTTTTAAGACACTGCAAACAAATCTATTTGTCTTAAGTATCATTTCACTGGAGGTGCTTCACTATTAATATTCATCTGTGTTGGCCCAAGTGAAGTTATACTTGATTTATCTGagattcaaaaacaaaatcacataaaaatgGACAACGTAAGATTCCTTTGAAGTCAACATGTTAGTCTATATGCAAAACTGTGATTGGGTGACTGATTTCCTATTTCCAAAGCACTCCATTCTTCCACATGTGCTTTGGTGCTGAAAGATTTTTGTGCAAATGCCACTTTCCTTCTCCAAAGACCCAAAGTGTtgctgctgggctgctgttcAGAAAGAAGCACGCCAAAATTTTGATCAACATCGGCTCCTTTTTATTCAGGAAGCATACACTAAgtctttttatacattttttttacattccaGTAATAAGCGAAAATAGCAGTTTTAAGTATATTACAAAGTTGGCTTTTTAGGCTTAACAAGCTTTTTGAGAGAGGAACCAGCCAACTGACCTTTTCATCTAAGCACCAATGGGATCCTCAGTCTTTTACCAAGCTCTACCACAGCTGTGGTTGTCTTGGATGTGCTGTATATCCAAAACGTGTGAAAGCTAAAATGGAGAGTTGCTGTGAGTCTCTCTGCAAGGCACCAAGAACAAACAGTTCAAGCTTCCTTTCTCCAGACTGAGGCAGTTTTTGAAACTTTTCAGTGCTCTCTCAAGTAACGCTCTCTCAGTGTGAAGATTAGTATTTGTTAAAACTCATATCACAAGATACAGTAAATTACTTCCAATATTCTGGAAATCACATGGTTGAagttataaataaatgaacacaaatacTTTAAGAAAATCTTACATCACTTAGTTGGTAAGGACATTTACACATACAGCACAATTTACTGTTAAACATTCTATAACTGGCTTCACACAAAGATGAAAATAGATAATACAAAATAATCTGACATTTTTAATGTCTGGAAATAAAACTAGTCTTATGGCAGTTCATATCAACTTTACATATTGTTGCAGATTGCTGTGCTATgccttttaaaatgagaatttctTTACCAGGGTGAAATTCCACTTGGATGTATTCTTGCTTGAACAAACTACTAAATTCCGAGGGACACAGCAATATCAAAGACACAACAGTAAACTGCACAATATTATCTGCTGGGTTAAGCTAATACAAGTGGACAGAACTCTTCAGATTCCAATATCTAATAAAGCACTACATGAAATGAACAAGATGAAACACCTTAAGAATGAATATATGCTCTGCAACCAGACATGTAGCATTTCTTTCACTCATAAATCTGCCTCATTAggcatttacaaaataaattagtAAGCTTTCAATTTGCTTGAGGCATAACAAGCTCATAATGCCCCACTTGGCCTTCCTGTTTGAGTTGATCTAATAGGTCTTCCTTCCGTCTTTTTCGACCTACCACCAGGTATCTATCATGGCCCACCCCATGAGACTTACTCTTAAGACCATACTTCTGGGCAATCTGGTGAATCTGCTTCCGCTCATCATTTGTCAGTTCTGTAGAGAAAGTCAAATCTGTGTGGCTTTCAGAGCGGGCATAGTTTCTGATGATCTGTTCAATATCTCTTTTGGCAATTTTATTGACCCTCTCTACGTCGAGGCCAAGACCTTCCCGTTTATGCTGCTCTTTGACGGAGATAGGCTCCCGTATCCCCTCACCAGATTTACCTAAACCACCACCCGTCCAACCCATCTTTCTCAGGAGCTGATTTCCTATGTTATCTTCTTTGATCTGCTGCTTGTAAGCTTCCTCTGCCGAGCGGCCCTGAATTTCATTTCTTGAAATCACATCTTCAACGGTTCCTTTCTTCAAGTTGTTAATGACAGTTGGCTGGGTCTTTTTGAGGGTTTTCACAGCTTCCCCGGCTGCTTCATATTTGACAGTTTTCTTGACGCCAACAGCTTCTGCAATTACTTCACTCTCGAGGATCACCTTGCATTTCCAGCGGAGGCCTGTCATCCTTTCATACACATATTCAACTGTCATTCGGTTAAACTGTGCTGTGTCATTCAGTGTGCACACAGGGTTTGATGAATTCTCATAAACGACAAGATCCTTTATGTCTTTCTTCTTCCCAGACCCTCTGGGTGAAGAGCCTGCATGGCACTGGGAACTTTTGACAGATGGGTAAGTGGGTTGTGTTTTCTGAAGAATTTTCAAAGCCTCATCAGCAGCTGCATGCTTGCTTGTTTTCTTGGTTCCATAACCTTCAGCCAAGCAATGATCTTGCAAAAACACTTGACAACGCCATGTGCGATTGGGCATCATCTCATATTTGTATTCAACAGACATTTTGTTGAATGAGGCAGAGTTGTTAAGAATACCAATTGCATCGTTTGCGTTTTCTGTAATGACAAAATTCGTCCAGTGTTTGGCAGAAGCATTAAAAATCGGCTGCCCAGAAGCATCTTTACCCAGCACTACCAGGTCTTCTGGTGGTTTCAGAGCTGGGGGAAATTCATAGGAAAGCATGCCAATCTGACACACCACAAGGTCCTCTCCGATTGTGTGCTTGAATTTCCGCCGAACAACTCTAACCTCAATTCGTTTCTGCAAGAGTTTTACAGCTAGCTCAGTAGCTCGATCCCTGGACCCATTCTTGCTGCCAGCATAACCTGTAGTTAAGTAGATATTTTGGCATCTAACTTCACAAGCATAGCCATCTGTTAGAAGTTTTTTATTTTTGGGGATGTCAGCAGGAGGGATTTCCTTCAAAGGAGCATAGATGTACTCAGGATTTGTCTTACAAGCCTGAATGCAACGTGTCAACATATAGGTGTAATTAATCTTATCAGATCCAGAAGTCATCTCCGGATTGGACAGGTTCTTCCAGATAGTTGCTgttaatttttcaataaaatactgCTTCTCAGCTACCACTGACTCAGGAAATGTCTGTGATGGTGAAGGCTCAGGAGCTGACTGAGAGTttgcctgctgtgctgtgctgcttggAGCAGGATTGCCACTGTCAAAACCCATGCTGGTTGTTACAGGCTGGTCTTTTGTGAAAATAAATCCTGATGAGTCACAATACTGAGAATTCCCATCTTGTACATTGAAAGAGTCTTGAGTGTAATCTTGGTAGGTGTCTCTTGGCATGCTGGCAAACTGTGTTTGTTCATTTACCTCTTTTGTTTGAGGGTCATaaggatcttcctgtctttcatcATTTGAACTACTAGCTACAAAATGTACAGGCTCAAAACGAGGTCTCGTATGGTATTTGGAACCGGCTTGCTTTTTAGGAGGATTTTGACCTATAGAATGGGTGAAATTTACAATTCATTAAAAtgggaatattttcaaaaatcaagcAGGAAAATCAGTACCAACCATATTATTTGCAAAGTGCCTTGTTGGTGCAAGATATGGCCCATTACAAAAACTTCAAGTAATCTGGGTGAATGGACTCAAGTACCAAGAGGTTGATTCCAACATAAGGAGGGATGCTCCCTATACTTCCATATGTAAGAGAAGATTCTTGAGAGAACATATACAACTGTCTCAATTACATAATTTACTGTGACTCCTGGCTGGTAGATCCCTTTATACAAAATGACCTAAAAACAGAAGGATACTGGAAGCATGTTCCAATACAATCTCATGCCACCTATGCTGAACAGCTCACTTAAGGGGTGCAAATCCAATAGATGGCTCTAATGCAAGAGACGATGAGCAGAACAGTTAAAATGCCTTACTCGTTCATATCACCAGCAGTGACTGTAATGGTGCTTTACATAGTTGTGACAAAAATTCAAGTAAAACCATTTACCAATCTTTCTCAAAGGTTTTCAACTTTAAAACCTTAGTTCTGGCCTATTGTGCATAAAAAGGTGTTCACTGTATTTTATTTCTAGGATAACAGGTGAAAACTAATGATATATGAGGATTACCAAACTTAAAGCTATGATCTTTGTAAACTGTAACAGACAGAACTCTTTGTAAGCTGTAACAGATCCCAGAGCTTCCTCCTTATAACATTTCTCAGTAAAAAGCTGCTCATTTCAGGACCCATCCAAGACTTAGTTACTCAGATGCTGAAATGACTACAGTATAAGGTTGTTCTACTCAGAAGAAGGCTCCCGGTCACAGATTTCGAGACTAGCACTGTAACATTCTCTTTAGGATTCTCAGTTTTCAGTTCCACTTAActtcttcaaaaaatatatacataagtaaaaattaaaattcctctACTTATAAGAACCAGTGTTACTCAAAAATCATACACCACACTAAcaccagtttttaaaaacagcCATATTGTCTCCCTAATCCCACCTTGTAGAAACAAGTCTACTCACCATCACATGTTGAGAGGTGACGCTTCTGACCTTTGGAAGGTTTAGGCAGCACTAGATCATATGAAGGCATCTCCCCAATATCAATCCCTTCAGCCATTTGTAGAATTTTTTCCATTAAGCGTGGGCTGTacctatttaaaataatatatttggtGATTAAAACTGGTAAGGATGTAGTTCTCTTTTTTGCAAAGCTCCTAAATGAGGCAGGCTTATTATACCTCTGACAGGACTTTGCCAACAGGGTATCTCGGATATAAAACGAAAGAATCAGCCCTaaattatttctctttcaaatgagtCACTAAGGAATCAAGATATTTCAGTCTAAGACAAGacatagaaaatacaaaatcaagaaaTTTAGGCAAACAGCTTATCTTCagtttgaatttaaaaatcagaatgagGCCCTGGTGCGaaggcatagtggttaaagtccttgccttgcacgcaccagcatcccatatggtcaccggttctaatcctggcagccctgcttcccatccagctccctgcttgtggcctggaaaagcagtcaaggatggcccaaagccttgggaccctgcaccaatgcgggagacccggaagagctcctggctcctggctttggattggttcagctccagccattgcggtcacttgaggagtgaaccatcagacggaagatcttcctctctgtctctcttcctctctgtatatccgcctttccaataaaaataaataaatctttatttaaaaaatcaggatGAAATCatgatttctctttccctttcataCAGAtacaatatgtaaataaattatatttttaatacaaGTACTAACAGCATTAAGAGTTGTCAGATGGGGACAatgttatggcatagtgggtaaagccatctcCTGCATCGCCAGCATTTCCCTTATGGGCCAGCTGGTTCTGTATGCCAGATGTattactgctgatccagctccctgctaatggcataggaaggcagcagaagatagctcaagtattagggcccctgccatccaaaactgtgggcaacccagatggagttccaagttcctggcttcagtacaatccagccttggctgttgtgttcacttggaaaccagcaaatggaagatcagtctctctcactctctaagTCTGACTTGaaatacaatcttaaaaagaGTTGCTGGATCACTGACATTCAGGCTGTGTGCTCTATTGTGTCTCATGAAAAGTAATCAGGGTCCTTAGAAATGGCTGGACTGAGTCAGGGGACAAGAAATGTTTAAGATGAGGATGGACAGTGCACCCATCAGACGCCGGGCTTTGCCCGCTGGTCACCCGCCAATGAGCTCTGGGGGACTTGGGGGTGACAAAATATAGCCTAGGGATATCCATGGATACGGACACCAtatgtgtaagtgaggaatgaatcctgagggacactcaacaacagggccactgcacttgccggtaagtgagggactgagacctagtggtttggagggCAGAGACCAGAAGATCTGAATGgatcagactgattcaccagtccacatgggagtcctgagatgggcttatTAACGCAAAGCAtcgctgaccaccacatgccactccacacaaaagctagggctggggcctgtctagcagagctaAATCCCAGTATCTGACTGCCAGAACatgggacaggtcacattaggaagggccatgacactaacgcACGTGAGAGCACCAGGTCCagaggcagattctgtgggggataagtgggcccaaccttgaagaaatacaag is drawn from Ochotona princeps isolate mOchPri1 chromosome X, mOchPri1.hap1, whole genome shotgun sequence and contains these coding sequences:
- the NKRF gene encoding NF-kappa-B-repressing factor, encoding MAGGRLLLGGDFLSPPPLPPLPPPPLPPLPPPPPEPVLEQWRYSHESDWQWALRRTFICRHLHSYPGAALDQLLALSAAWTNHVFLGCRYSPRLMEKILQMAEGIDIGEMPSYDLVLPKPSKGQKRHLSTCDGQNPPKKQAGSKYHTRPRFEPVHFVASSSNDERQEDPYDPQTKEVNEQTQFASMPRDTYQDYTQDSFNVQDGNSQYCDSSGFIFTKDQPVTTSMGFDSGNPAPSSTAQQANSQSAPEPSPSQTFPESVVAEKQYFIEKLTATIWKNLSNPEMTSGSDKINYTYMLTRCIQACKTNPEYIYAPLKEIPPADIPKNKKLLTDGYACEVRCQNIYLTTGYAGSKNGSRDRATELAVKLLQKRIEVRVVRRKFKHTIGEDLVVCQIGMLSYEFPPALKPPEDLVVLGKDASGQPIFNASAKHWTNFVITENANDAIGILNNSASFNKMSVEYKYEMMPNRTWRCQVFLQDHCLAEGYGTKKTSKHAAADEALKILQKTQPTYPSVKSSQCHAGSSPRGSGKKKDIKDLVVYENSSNPVCTLNDTAQFNRMTVEYVYERMTGLRWKCKVILESEVIAEAVGVKKTVKYEAAGEAVKTLKKTQPTVINNLKKGTVEDVISRNEIQGRSAEEAYKQQIKEDNIGNQLLRKMGWTGGGLGKSGEGIREPISVKEQHKREGLGLDVERVNKIAKRDIEQIIRNYARSESHTDLTFSTELTNDERKQIHQIAQKYGLKSKSHGVGHDRYLVVGRKRRKEDLLDQLKQEGQVGHYELVMPQAN